The following is a genomic window from Janibacter sp. DB-40.
GGCCTCGCAGACGCGGCGCAGCAGCTCGAGGTTGGGCCCGGCGAGCATCCCGTCCTTCGCCACGTCCGTCACGACGTAGCGGGAGCACCCCTCGGAGTCGAGGCGGGCGAGCGTCTCCCACAGGTCGCCGCCCTCGCGGGTCCAGCCCCGCGCGGCCAGCGTCGTGCCGCGCACGTCCAGGCCGACCGCGATCCGGTCGCCGTGCTCGGCGATGGCCCGGGCCGTCCACTCGGGGTTCTCCAGCGCGGCGGTGCCGAGGTTGACCCGGGCGCACCCGGAGTCGAGCGCCGCCGTGAGCGAGTCCTGGTCGCGGATCCCGCCGCTCAGCTCGACCTTCAGGTCCAGCCCGCGCACGATCCCCGAGAGCAGGTCACGGTTGCTCCCTTCGCCGAAGGCCGCGTCCAGGTCGACGAGGTGGATCCACTCGGCGCCCTGCTCCTGCCAGGCCTGCGCGGCCTGCAGGGGGTCGCCGAAGTCCCAGCCGGAGCCGGAGACGCCCTGCTGCAGCTGCACGGCCCGCCCCCCACGCACGTCGACGGCGGGAAGCAGCTCCAGCCGCGGGGTCTCGGTCGTGGTCACAGTGACATCACCCAGTTCTTCAGAAGGCGCAGTCCCGCGTCCCCGGACTTCTCCGGGTGGAACTGCGTTGCGGACAACGGGCCGTTCTCGACGGCCGCGACGAAGGGGGACCCGTGCTCGCTCCACGTGACGCGGGGAGCGGCTGCGGCCAGCCCCCCGGGGGCGACGCGCAGGACCCAGTCGACCACCGCGTAGGAGTGGACGAAGTAGAAGCGCTCCTCCTCGATCCCCGAGAAGAGCACGCTGCCGCCGGCTGCGGTGACCGTCGACCACCCCATGTGCGGGACGACGGGGGCGCGGAGCCGGCTGACCGTACCGGGCCACTGGGCCAGGCCGGGGCGGGGCGGGGCGCTCCCGCTCGGCTCGTCCGACCCGTCGAACATCACCTGCATCCCGACGCACACGCCGAGGACCGGTCGCCCGCCCGCGAGTCGGGCGTCGACGAGGGCCGCGCCGTCCACGGCCTCGAGTCCGGCCATGCAGGCGTGGAAGTTGCCGACCCCGGGGACGAGGAGGCCGTCCGCCGACACGACGCGCTCGCGGTCGGATGTCAGCTCGACGTCCGCCCCGACGTGACCGAGGGCACGCACGACGGAGTGCACGTTGCCGGAGCCGTAGTCGAGCACGGCGACGCGAGGCATGGTCATTGGTGCACATCCTTGACGACGGATTCGAAGCCGGTCACCGATCGGGCGTGGGGCGCGATCACCGGACCGAGGTGGGTATCGGTGCCGTCGAGGACCCGACCACCGGGCAGGCCCAGGACCGCGGTCACCTCGACGAGCCACTCATCGTGCGACAGATCAACGCGCCGCCACAACTCGCGGACCTCGCGCACGGGCACCCGACGGGCGGGGGCGCCGCTGGCCAGGGCGCGATGCAGGTCGTCGGGCGAGAGCGGCGGCAGGTCCGGACCCCCGAGGACCCTGCCGTCGGCATCGCGCAGGGCCCATCGGGTCGCTGCCCGGCCAGCGGCGCGTGCAGTCACCACGGCGACGTCGTCGAAGCGGAAGAGGCCGATGGCCGGGCTCAGCCGGGGTCCGATGTGCCGGGAGGCCAGCACGGTCAGGGCGTCGTCGTACGGCGCCGCAGCGGCGGAGGCCGCCCTGGCCGGGACGACGACCGACCACGACGCGTGCTCGAGGACGTGGCAGGGGACGACCCCGCGGCGCACCCAGTCGGCGGCGCTGGCCGCGGTCGCGGAGAGGCAGACCACTCCCCTGCCGGCAGTGCTCATGACCGGCCGATCCTAGAGCGCGCCCTTGGCGCTCGGGATGCCGCTGACCCGCGGGTCGTGGGCAACCGCGGTCCGCAGGGCCCGGGCCAGGGCCTTGAACTGCGCCTCGACGATGTGGTGCGGGTCGCGGCCGTCGAGGACACGCACGTGCAGGGCGATCCCCGCGTTGTACGCGAAGGACTCGAGGACGTGGCGGGTCAGCGACCCGACGAAGTTGCCACCGATGATCACGTGCTCCTGACCGGCGGGCTCTCCGGTGTGCACCACGTAGGGGCGACCGGCGACGTCGACGACGGCGTGGACGAGCGCCTCGTCGAGCGGGACGGTGGCGTCACCGAAGCGGCTGATCCCGCTCTTGTCACCGAGGGCCTCACGGACCGCCTGACCGAGGACGATCGCGACGTCCTCGACCGTGTGGTGCGCGTCGACGTCGACGTCACCGTCGGCGTGCACGGTGAGGTCGATGAGGCTGTGCTTGGCCAGCGACAGCAGCATGTGGTCGTAGAAGCGGACCCCGGTCGAGACGTCACCGACGCCGGAGCCGTCGAGGTCGACGGTCACCTCGACTCGGGACTCGGACGTGCCTCGGCGCACCGTGGCGGTGCGGGACTGACTGCTCACGGGTTCTCCTTCGTCGACGTGTGGGCGGGGACCAGCCTGGCCATCGCCGTCAGGAACCGGCTCGTCTCCTCCGGCGTGCCGGCCGTGACGCGCAGGTGGTTGGGGATGCCGACGTCGCGGACGAGGATCCCCTCGTCGAGCAGAGCCTGCCACGTGGCCGGGGCATCGGCGAGCCCACCGAAGAGCACGAAGTTGGCATCGCTGGGTACGGGCGTCAGACCGAGCCCGGCGAGCTCGGTGACGATGCGGTCACGCTGTGCCTTGATCGCCTCGACGGTCTCGAGCAGGAGGTCGGCGTGCTCGAGCGCGACGCGGGCGATCGTCTGGGTGGGGGTGGACAGGTGGTACGGCAGGCGCACCAGCCGGAGCGCGTCGACGACGTCGGGGCTCGCCGCGAGGTAGCCGAGCCGGCCACCGGCGAGCGTGAAGGCCTTGCTCATGGTGCGGGTGACGACCAGCCGCGGGTGGCCGGCGAGCAGCGACAGCGCGGTCGGCGTGCCCGGGCGCGCGAACTCCGCATAGGCCTCGTCGACGATCACGAGGGCGCGTGGAGCGGCCTCGAGCATCGCCTCGATGACCTCGAAGGGCAGGGCCGTCCCGGTCGGGTTGTTGGGCGAGCAGAGGAAGACCAGGTGCGGGTCGACCTCCGTCGCCTGCCGCACCGCCGACTCGACGGTGAGGTCGAAGGTCTGCGCATCGCGCTGCCCGTCGACCCAGCGGGTCCCCAGGGTCTCGGTGATGATCGGGTGCATCGAGTAGGCGGGGGTGAACCCCAGGGCGATGCGTCCGGGACCGCCGAAGGCCTGGACCAGGTGCTGCAGTACCTCGTTGCTGCCGTTGCCGGCCCACAGCTGCTCGGGACGGAAGGTGACTCCCGACTGCTGCACCAGGTAGTCCCCGAGCGCCTTGCGCAGGGCCGTGAACTCACGGTCGGGGTATCGATTCAACCCGCTGAGCCCCTCGTGCAGGGCCGCGACGGCGGCGCGGACGACCTCGTCGGGGACGGGGTAGGAGGACTCGTTGGTGTTCAGCTGGACGTCGACGTCGAGCTGCGGCGCGCCGTAGGGCGTGCGTCCCCGCAGCTCGGGCCGCAGCAGCTGCTCGATCTCGCTCACCGCTGCCCCTCCCCCGTCGTGCGTGCGGACACGGCCTCGCCGTGGGCGGGCAGGTCCTCGGCGTCGGCGAGGGCGAGCACGTGCGGGCCGACGTCGGCCAGGGCCTCACGGGTGTACTCCACGACGTGGATGCCCTTGAGGAAGGACTGGACCGACAGGCCGCTGCTGTGGGCCGCGCTGCCCCCGGTGGGCAGGACGTGGTTGGACCCGGCAGCGTAGTCGCCGAGGCTCACCGGGGACCAGGGGCCGACGAAGATCGCGCCGGCGTTGCGCACCCGGGCGGCGACCGCTGCGGCGTCGTCGGTGATGACCTCGAGGTGCTCTGCCGCGTACGCGTCGACGACGCGCAGCCCCGCGTCGAGGTCGTCGACGAGGACGATGGCGGACTGGCGACCGCCCAGTGCCTCGGCGACCCTCTCGCTGTGCTTGGTCGCGGCAGCACGACGCTCCACGACCGCGGCGACGGCATCGGCGAGCTCGGTCGAATCGGTGACGAGGACGGACCCGGCCAGCGGGTCGTGCTCGGCCTGGCTGATCAGGTCGGCGGCGACGTACTCGGGGTCGGCGCCGGCATCGGCCAGGATCGCGATCTCGGTCGGTCCGGCCTCGGCGTCGATGCCGATGAGGCCCTTGAGCAGCCGCTTGGCGGCGGCGACGTAGACGTTGCCGGGACCGGTGACGAGGCTGACCGGCTGGCACTCTCCCCCTTCGCCCTCGTCGACGAAGCCGTGCGCGAAACCGGCCACGGCCTGCGCCCCGCCCATGGACCAGACCTCGTCTACGCCGAGGAGGGCGCACGCGGCGAGGATCGTCGGGTGCGGGTAGCCCGCGAAGACGCCGACGTTCTCCTTCTGCGGTGGGCTGGCGACGGCGACGGAGCCGACCTCCGCCAGCTGCGCGGGCACGACGTTCATCACGACCGAGGAGGGGTAGACGGCCCGCCCGCCGGGGACGTAGAGGCCGACCCGCTCGACAGGGACCCACCGCTCGGTGACGACGCCGCCGGGCACGACCTGGGTGGTCGTCTCGGACCGGCGCTGGGCCGCGTGCACGGTGCGGGCCCGGTCGATGGACACCTCGAGGGCGGCCCGCACGTCCGGGTCGAGCGCCTCGACCGCCGCCTCGAGGACGTCCTGCGGCACGCGAAGGGAGGTCGGGCGCACCCCGTCGAAGCGCTCGGCGAAGTCGTAGAGCGCGGCCGCGCCGCGGTCATGGACCTCGTCGCAGATGGGCTGGACCGCCGTGAGGGCGGCCTCGACGTCGTACTCGGCGCGCGGCAGGGCAGCACGCAGGTCCCGGGCACCGAGGGGCTGGGAGCGCAGGTCGATCGTGGCGAGCATGGGACCAGTCTAGATTCGCCGCGGGCGCACTCCGTCCCGCGTCTCACCAGCACCGCGGCCGCGTGTGGCCGGGATCACTCCTCGCCGTAGAAGACCCGGTCGATCACGTGGCGGGCGTGCCGGGCGGTCCGCCGGTAGGACTCGGCGAGCGCCAGCCCGGACTGCGGCTCCATCCCGACGATCCGCCCGACCCCGTCCGCCTCGAGCAGGTTCGAGGGGACGGAGTCGACCGGACGCCCGCGGAAGAGCATCCCCGCGTTGCGCAGCAGCGAGGCCATCGACCAGGCCTCCCTGAGCACGAGCTCGTCCTCCGCCGAGAGCAGCCCCGCCTCGACCGCGGCGGCCATGGCCGGCAGCGTCCGCGGCGTGCGCAGTCCGGCGTGCTCGTGCGCGTGCTGCAGCTGGATCAGCTGGATCGACCACTCGACGTCCGAGAGCCCGCCCATGCCGAGCTTGAAGTGGGCCCGACGGTCCGCGCCGCGGGGCAGCCGCTCTGCCTCCATGCGTGCCTTGAGGCGCCGCACCTCGCGCACCTGGCGCTGGTTCAGGCCGCCCTCCGGCCACCGGATGGGATCGACGAGTGCGATGAAGCGCTCCCCGAGGTCCGTGTCCCCGGCCACCGGCCGGGCCCGCAGCAGCGCCTGGGCCTCCCACGTGTGCGACCAGCGCTCGTAGTACGCCGCGTACGAGGCCAGGGAGCGGATCACCGGGCCGTTCTTGCCCTCGGGCCGCAGGTCGGCATCCAGCCCGAGCGGCGGGTCGGACCCGCCGGCGCCGAGGAGCCGCCGCAGTTCGGTCACGACGGCGAGCGCAGCCTCCTGCGCGGACTGCTCGTCGACGCCGGGCCGGGGCTCGTGGACGTAGAGCACGTCCGCGTCGGAGGAGTACCCCAGCTCACGACCGCCGAAGCGTCCCATCCCGATGATGACGATGTCGGTCCCGAGGGCCGCGCCGCGCTGCGCGGCCACGTGGGCGGCGGTCACCTCGAGAGCGGCCTCGATCGTCGCCTCACTGACCTCGGTGAGCGCCTCCCCCACGCGGTCGAGTGCGAGCCGGTCCTCGAGGTCGGCGACGGCGATGCGGAAGATCTCCGCACGTCGGATCGCCCGGATCGCCGCCACGGCGGAGTCCGTGGAGTCCTTCCGCCCGGCGGCCGAACGCATCCGGCGCAGCAGCTCCTCCCGGGTGCGGGGTCGCAGGCCGTCCCCCTCCCCGAGCATCTGCACCGCTTCCGGGCTGACGAGCAGCAGGTCACCGGCGAATCGGCTGGCGCCCAGGGCGTGGGCGAGGATCTGCGCGGCCTCCCCCTCGTCGCGGAGCAGGCGCAGGTACCAGTGGGTGGCGCCGAGCTCCTCGCTGACCTTGCGGAAGGCGAGCAGGCCGGCGTCCGGGTCGGCCATCTCGGCGAACCACTCGAGCATCACCGGCAGTAGCTGGCGCTGGATGGCTGCCCGGCGGCTCATCCCCTCGGTGAGGACCTCGATGTGCCGCAGCGCGCCGGCCGGGTCGCGGTAGCCGAGCGCGCTCAGGCGCTCCCGGGCCGCGTCCGGGGTGAGCCTGGCCTCTGCCGGGCTGAGTCGTGCGACGGCCGAGAGCAGCGGCCGGTAGAAGAGGCGCTGGTGGAGGCGCCGCACCTCGCGGGAGTGTCGCGCGCGCAGGGCCACGATCTTCGTCTGCGGCTCGTCCCACAGCAGCAGCGAGCGTCCCAGGCGGCGCAGGTCGGCCTCCGCCGTCGGCATGAGGTGGGTGCGTCGCAGGTGGTGCAGCTGGACCCGGTGCTCGATGGTGCGCAGCACGCGGTAGGCCTCGTCGAGGACGACGGCGTCGTCGCGCCCGACGTAACCACCCGCGGACAGCGCCGCCAGGGCCTCCAGCGTGGTGCGCGAGCGCAGGGTCTCGTCGGTGCGGCCGTGGACGAGCTGGAGGAGCTGGACGGAGAACTCGACGTCCCGCAGACCACCGGGGCCGAGCTTGAGCTGGCGCTTCGCCTCGGCACGCGGGATGTGCTCCTCGACGCGCCGACGCATCGCCTGGACGTCGTCGACGAAGTCCTCGCGCGATGCCGCCTGCCACACGAGCGGGCCGACCGTCGCAAGGTACTCGGCCCCCAGGCTCGCGTCGCCGGCGAGGTGGCGGGCCTTGAGCAGCGCCTGGAACTCCCAGGTCTTGGCCCATCGCTCGTAGTACGTCCGGTGGCTGGCGACGGTCCGCACCAGCGGCCCCTGCTTGCCCTCGGGGCGCAGTGCCGCATCGACCTGCCACAGCGTGCCGTACGCGGTCACGTCGCTGCACACGTGCATCACCCGGGTGGCGATGCGTGAGGCGGTCTCCAGCGCGGGGGCCTCCTCGGCGCCGTCGACCGGCTCGGCGACGAAGATCACGTCGACGTCGGAGATGTAGTTCAGCTCCCGGCCGCCGGCCTTGCCCATGCCGATGACGGCGAAACGGACCGCACGACCCGGCTCTCCCTGTTCCTCGACGGCGATGCGCACAGCGGCCTCGAGGGCGGAACCGGCCAGGTCGGCCAGCGCCGCCGCCGTGTCCGGCAGGTCCGCGACGGGGTCCTCACCCGTGACGTCGATCGCCGTGATGCCGAGCAGCTGGCGCCGGTAGGCCACCCGCATCGCGTCCTGCGGCTCGAGGTCCCCCGGCTCGGCGATCTCCGCGAGCACGGCCTCGGTGCGTTCCTCCGGGGTCATCGGCTCGGCGTCGACCGCGTCGCGCCACTGCTCGGGGTGGGCGACGAGATGGTCCACGAGCGCCGTGGACGCCCCCAGCACGCCGACGACCCGGTCGCGGACCCGCGCGTCCTCGCGCAGGGCCCGGCGCAGCTCCTCGGCCCCGTCGCCGGCGGACTCGATCACCCGGACCAGCCCGAGCAGTGCACTGTCCGGGTCGGCCGCCCGCGTCAACGCGCGGATCAGCCGGTCCTGCTCGGCCCCCTCCGGGAGGCCCAGCGCGGGGTCGGCGAGCAGTCGCTCGGAACGGCGGGTGTCGGTGAATCCGCGCCGGGCGAGGGTGCGCTCAGGGCGTTGTGGCGGGGTCACGGGGTGCTCACAGGCGCGGCAGCAGGCGTTCCAGCTCGAAGGGGGTGACCTGGTGGCGGTAGTCGGCCCACTCCTGGCGCTTGTTGCGCAGGAAGAAGTCGAACACGTGCTCCCCGAGCGTCTCGGCGACCAGCTCGCTCTCCTCCATCGCCTCGATGGCCTCGGAGAGGCTCCCCGGCAGTGGTCGGATGCCCATCGCGCGGCGCTCGCGGTCGGTCAGCCCCCACACGTCGTCCTCGGTCTCGACGGGCAGCTCGTAGCCCTCCTCGATGCCCTTCAGCCCGGCGGCGAGCATCACGGCGAAGGCCAGGTAGGGATTGCAGGCCGCGTCCAGGCTGCGCAGCTCGACCCGGCTGGAGTTGCCCTTGTCCGGCTTGTACATCGGTACCCGGACCATGGCCGAGCGGTTGTTGTGGCCCCAGGTCAGGTGGGCGGGAGCCTCACCGCCGCCCCATAGCCGCTTGTAGCTGTTGACCCACTGGTTGGTCACGGCGGTGAACTCGCGACCGTGGCGCAGCAGACCGGCGATGAACTGCCGACCGACCTTGCTCAGCTGATAGGGCGCTCCCGGCTCGTAGAAG
Proteins encoded in this region:
- the hisH gene encoding imidazole glycerol phosphate synthase subunit HisH, which gives rise to MTMPRVAVLDYGSGNVHSVVRALGHVGADVELTSDRERVVSADGLLVPGVGNFHACMAGLEAVDGAALVDARLAGGRPVLGVCVGMQVMFDGSDEPSGSAPPRPGLAQWPGTVSRLRAPVVPHMGWSTVTAAGGSVLFSGIEEERFYFVHSYAVVDWVLRVAPGGLAAAAPRVTWSEHGSPFVAAVENGPLSATQFHPEKSGDAGLRLLKNWVMSL
- the hisD gene encoding histidinol dehydrogenase, with amino-acid sequence MLATIDLRSQPLGARDLRAALPRAEYDVEAALTAVQPICDEVHDRGAAALYDFAERFDGVRPTSLRVPQDVLEAAVEALDPDVRAALEVSIDRARTVHAAQRRSETTTQVVPGGVVTERWVPVERVGLYVPGGRAVYPSSVVMNVVPAQLAEVGSVAVASPPQKENVGVFAGYPHPTILAACALLGVDEVWSMGGAQAVAGFAHGFVDEGEGGECQPVSLVTGPGNVYVAAAKRLLKGLIGIDAEAGPTEIAILADAGADPEYVAADLISQAEHDPLAGSVLVTDSTELADAVAAVVERRAAATKHSERVAEALGGRQSAIVLVDDLDAGLRVVDAYAAEHLEVITDDAAAVAARVRNAGAIFVGPWSPVSLGDYAAGSNHVLPTGGSAAHSSGLSVQSFLKGIHVVEYTREALADVGPHVLALADAEDLPAHGEAVSARTTGEGQR
- the priA gene encoding bifunctional 1-(5-phosphoribosyl)-5-((5-phosphoribosylamino)methylideneamino)imidazole-4-carboxamide isomerase/phosphoribosylanthranilate isomerase PriA — protein: MTTTETPRLELLPAVDVRGGRAVQLQQGVSGSGWDFGDPLQAAQAWQEQGAEWIHLVDLDAAFGEGSNRDLLSGIVRGLDLKVELSGGIRDQDSLTAALDSGCARVNLGTAALENPEWTARAIAEHGDRIAVGLDVRGTTLAARGWTREGGDLWETLARLDSEGCSRYVVTDVAKDGMLAGPNLELLRRVCEATSAKVVASGGVTTREDVVALRELVPVGVEGAIIGSALYKGTVTLTEALDAAGRP
- a CDS encoding histidinol-phosphate transaminase, producing MSEIEQLLRPELRGRTPYGAPQLDVDVQLNTNESSYPVPDEVVRAAVAALHEGLSGLNRYPDREFTALRKALGDYLVQQSGVTFRPEQLWAGNGSNEVLQHLVQAFGGPGRIALGFTPAYSMHPIITETLGTRWVDGQRDAQTFDLTVESAVRQATEVDPHLVFLCSPNNPTGTALPFEVIEAMLEAAPRALVIVDEAYAEFARPGTPTALSLLAGHPRLVVTRTMSKAFTLAGGRLGYLAASPDVVDALRLVRLPYHLSTPTQTIARVALEHADLLLETVEAIKAQRDRIVTELAGLGLTPVPSDANFVLFGGLADAPATWQALLDEGILVRDVGIPNHLRVTAGTPEETSRFLTAMARLVPAHTSTKENP
- the hisB gene encoding imidazoleglycerol-phosphate dehydratase HisB; protein product: MSSQSRTATVRRGTSESRVEVTVDLDGSGVGDVSTGVRFYDHMLLSLAKHSLIDLTVHADGDVDVDAHHTVEDVAIVLGQAVREALGDKSGISRFGDATVPLDEALVHAVVDVAGRPYVVHTGEPAGQEHVIIGGNFVGSLTRHVLESFAYNAGIALHVRVLDGRDPHHIVEAQFKALARALRTAVAHDPRVSGIPSAKGAL
- a CDS encoding bifunctional [glutamine synthetase] adenylyltransferase/[glutamine synthetase]-adenylyl-L-tyrosine phosphorylase — encoded protein: MTPPQRPERTLARRGFTDTRRSERLLADPALGLPEGAEQDRLIRALTRAADPDSALLGLVRVIESAGDGAEELRRALREDARVRDRVVGVLGASTALVDHLVAHPEQWRDAVDAEPMTPEERTEAVLAEIAEPGDLEPQDAMRVAYRRQLLGITAIDVTGEDPVADLPDTAAALADLAGSALEAAVRIAVEEQGEPGRAVRFAVIGMGKAGGRELNYISDVDVIFVAEPVDGAEEAPALETASRIATRVMHVCSDVTAYGTLWQVDAALRPEGKQGPLVRTVASHRTYYERWAKTWEFQALLKARHLAGDASLGAEYLATVGPLVWQAASREDFVDDVQAMRRRVEEHIPRAEAKRQLKLGPGGLRDVEFSVQLLQLVHGRTDETLRSRTTLEALAALSAGGYVGRDDAVVLDEAYRVLRTIEHRVQLHHLRRTHLMPTAEADLRRLGRSLLLWDEPQTKIVALRARHSREVRRLHQRLFYRPLLSAVARLSPAEARLTPDAARERLSALGYRDPAGALRHIEVLTEGMSRRAAIQRQLLPVMLEWFAEMADPDAGLLAFRKVSEELGATHWYLRLLRDEGEAAQILAHALGASRFAGDLLLVSPEAVQMLGEGDGLRPRTREELLRRMRSAAGRKDSTDSAVAAIRAIRRAEIFRIAVADLEDRLALDRVGEALTEVSEATIEAALEVTAAHVAAQRGAALGTDIVIIGMGRFGGRELGYSSDADVLYVHEPRPGVDEQSAQEAALAVVTELRRLLGAGGSDPPLGLDADLRPEGKNGPVIRSLASYAAYYERWSHTWEAQALLRARPVAGDTDLGERFIALVDPIRWPEGGLNQRQVREVRRLKARMEAERLPRGADRRAHFKLGMGGLSDVEWSIQLIQLQHAHEHAGLRTPRTLPAMAAAVEAGLLSAEDELVLREAWSMASLLRNAGMLFRGRPVDSVPSNLLEADGVGRIVGMEPQSGLALAESYRRTARHARHVIDRVFYGEE